The nucleotide sequence ATCGCGAACCGTTTGTTGAAACGGGTGCGCGATTTTGCACAAGTGCGCGGCAACGGCACGATCACGGAAGACATGGCGTCTCAAGCACTTGAAATGCTGCAAGTCGACCCGCTCGGCCTCGACCACATCGACCATAAATTGATGATGGGCATGATCCAGCGTTTCCGCGGCGGCCCGGTTGGCCTAGATACGATTGCAGCCAGCATCGGCGAAGAATCGACGACGATTGAAGACGTCTACGAGCCGTATTTGCTGCAGATCGGCTTTATCCAGCGCACGCCAAGAGGGCGCATTGTCACTCCGCTCGCTTATGAGCATTTCCAGATGGAAATGCCTGAATGATTCTAAACAAAGGAAGTTTTGAAAAATGAACGTAAACGATTTTGATTTCCACTTGCCTGAAGAATTGATTGCCCAAACGCCGTTGCTCGACCGGACGTCGAGCCGGCTGTTGGTCATGAATAAAGAAACGGGTGATGTCGACCATCGCCATTTCCGCGACATTATCGATTATTTGCACAAAGGGGATACGCTTGTCTTGAACGATACGCGTGTCTTGCCGGCGCGCCTCATGGGCGTCAAGGAAGAAACCGGCGCGCACATCGAATTGCTGCTGTTGAAGCAAGTCGAAGACGATGTGTGGGAAACGCTTGTAAAGCCTGCGAAAAAAGTGAAAGTGGGCACGGTCATTTCATTTGGCGATGGGCTATTGAAAGCGGAGTGCACGGCACTTCTTGACCACGGCGGACGCCATTTCAAAATGATCTACGACGGCATTTTCTACGAGATTCTGGACCAGCTCGGCGAAATGCCGCTGCCTCCATATATCCGTGAAAAGCTGGAAGACCAGGAGCGCTACCAGACCGTATTTGCAAAAGAACGGGGAAGCGCTGCAGCTCCGACCGCCGGCCTTCATTTTACGGAAGAACTGCTCGATGAAATCCGCGCAAAAGGCATTAATATCGCGTTTATCACGCTGCATGTCGGACTGGGCACGTTCCGACCGGTATCGGTCGATTCGATCGATGACCATAAAATGCATGCTGAATTCTACCGCATTACACAGGAAACGGCAGATCTCATCAACAATACGAAAAAACAAGGCGGCCGCGTGATTTCCGTCGGCACGACGTCGACCCGGACGCTTGAATCCGTAGCGGAAAAATTCGGCGGCAAGCTGCAGGAAGACAGCGGCTGGACCGATATCTTCATTTTCCCGGGC is from Planococcus liqunii and encodes:
- the queA gene encoding tRNA preQ1(34) S-adenosylmethionine ribosyltransferase-isomerase QueA translates to MNVNDFDFHLPEELIAQTPLLDRTSSRLLVMNKETGDVDHRHFRDIIDYLHKGDTLVLNDTRVLPARLMGVKEETGAHIELLLLKQVEDDVWETLVKPAKKVKVGTVISFGDGLLKAECTALLDHGGRHFKMIYDGIFYEILDQLGEMPLPPYIREKLEDQERYQTVFAKERGSAAAPTAGLHFTEELLDEIRAKGINIAFITLHVGLGTFRPVSVDSIDDHKMHAEFYRITQETADLINNTKKQGGRVISVGTTSTRTLESVAEKFGGKLQEDSGWTDIFIFPGFEFRAIDGLITNFHLPKSTLVMLVSALSNRENILNAYNEAVNERYRFFSFGDAMFIEPQKKETHQ